The following are from one region of the Magallana gigas chromosome 4, xbMagGiga1.1, whole genome shotgun sequence genome:
- the LOC105322649 gene encoding peroxiredoxin-like 2A, whose protein sequence is MGVSQVLLGFAGLTAGIAVIGNLPVTWFMSAEKATLKYLEKSRLQTIETNPRTFNAKELWKDNGAVIMAVRRPGUSMCREEAINLSSLKPRFDAHGVTLHAVVKETLGVEDFRPYFKGDVFLDPEKVFYGPKERWFPVLGVLRFNFIRHVYALSKKNIPGNLKGEGLLLGGVFVIGPGQSGIYYQHHEMEFGDHANLTEVLEAVQRIEKDASKRQ, encoded by the exons ATGGGAGTTTCGCAGGTGCTGCTGGGATTCGCCGGTCTGACGGCGGGAATCGCAGTGATTGGCAACCTCCCGGTCACGTGGTTTATGTCAGCGGAAAAAGCAACGTTAAAGTACCTGGAGAAAAGCCGTCTTCAGACGATTGAAACTAACCCAAGGACATTTAAT GCCAAAGAATTGTGGAAGGACAACGGCGCGGTCATAATGGCCGTGCGGAGGCCCGGATGATCCATGTGCAGAGAG GAGGCCATTAACCTCTCCTCTCTGAAGCCTCGTTTTGATGCTCATGGAGTTACCTTACACGCGGTTGTCAAGGAGACTCTGGGTGTCGAGGACTTCCGGCCTTATTTCAAGGGCGATGTCTTTCTAGATCCTGAG AAAGTGTTCTACGGTCCTAAAGAGAGATGGTTTCCAGTCCTCGGAGTGCTTAGGTTCAACTTCATCCGCCATGTTTATGCATTATCCAAGAAAAACATCCCGGGAAATCTGAAGGGGGAGGGACTACTACTTGGGG GTGTATTTGTAATTGGGCCGGGACAGAGCGGTATTTACTACCAGCACCATGAGATGGAGTTCGGTGACCATGCCAACCTGACGGAAGTCCTAGAAGCTGTGCAAAGGATCGAAAAGGACGCGTCTAAAAGACAATAA
- the LOC105322632 gene encoding uncharacterized protein — MRLKLRKSVLILIGVGVFILFFYSSLFDVKILNNSEHDMRKILFKFSKTGNKAESANNERHLPAAEKYNDPFQGYDTLSYEDLRDSPVPNTIHYVWCNQETISFENYLSILSAWKLMRPDSIEFHTAHVFNHTEKKYDMWMTELQKTISGFSIHKIPESWDGEENGCGVWFGIAVLHDRGGIYFSENLLLMKSISSYRRLNFKLGLNEHADEISFIFAVEKEEKLRQLVKLKKDQDLSLNSFNSTDLCEIVPKGKVRNVPDDVCCCEISGIHPVDIMHSNTSVAARARRLMYGNPDIVKDTPKLPGKIPKIVHLVWYRKKEMDFMMYLSLRSVMTILKPEKVFIHGDNLLYGKYFDKFKKDPRVHNLYREVPGTIFGHRVLYTQHKSDIIRADVLLKYGGIYMDWDVLWLKPIDDLIDKGYDAIFNFDHMTRNGYPDVINLGVFMSKPHSHFVKYWQDSLVNYRSDDFYHNALELPYKTYEKYPQYVHVERHLQVMCFQLKCHPTFRNDYHDFERDQHFDWRKDAYAIHFTHPDPPEYANETALKQGYNKFAQIGQHILNQKYEYD; from the coding sequence ATGAGATTGAAACTACGAAAAAGTGTGTTAATTCTGATAGGAGTCGGTGTCTTCATTCTGTTCTTCTACTCATCATTGTTTGACGTTAAAATACTGAACAATTCCGAGCATGATATGCGAAAAATCTTGTTCAAGTTTTCCAAAACAGGGAACAAAGCGGAAAGCGCCAACAATGAACGCCACCTACCGGCAGCCGAAAAATACAACGACCCGTTTCAGGGCTACGATACTTTGTCCTACGAAGACCTCAGGGATAGCCCCGTACCAAACACAATACATTACGTATGGTGCAACCAGGAAACCATTTCCTTTGAAAACTACTTGTCCATTCTTAGTGCCTGGAAATTAATGAGACCGGACTCCATTGAGTTTCACACTGCACATGTGTTTAATCACACGGAGAAGAAATATGACATGTGGATGACAGAACTACAGAAAACAATCTCGGGATTCTCCATTCATAAAATCCCAGAGAGCTGGGACGGAGAAGAAAATGGTTGTGGGGTGTGGTTTGGAATAGCCGTTCTGCACGACAGAGGGGGTATATACTTCTCCGAGAATCTCCTACTGATGAAGTCCATATCATCGTATCGGCGGCTAAATTTCAAACTAGGACTGAATGAGCATGCGGACGAAATCAGCTTTATATTTGCTGTGGAAAAAGAGGAAAAACTTCGACAGCTGGTAAAACTCAAGAAAGATCAAGACTTGTCTTTGAACAGCTTTAACAGCACGGATCTTTGCGAGATCGTTCCGAAAGGAAAAGTCCGAAATGTTCCGGATGATGTTTGTTGTTGCGAGATATCCGGAATTCATCCTGTGGATATCATGCACTCTAATACATCAGTGGCCGCTAGGGCGCGTCGCTTGATGTATGGGAATCCTGACATTGTGAAAGACACTCCGAAACTTCCAGGCAAAATTCCCAAAATCGTTCATTTAGTGTGGTACCGAAAAAAAGAGATGGACTTTATGATGTACCTGAGCCTCAGAAGTGTGATGACAATACTCAAACCAGAGAAAGTGTTCATTCACGGTGATAACCTTCTGTACGgaaagtattttgataaatttaaaaaggaCCCCCGCGTGCACAACCTCTATCGAGAAGTCCCAGGAACCATCTTTGGGCATAGGGTTCTTTACACTCAGCATAAAAGTGACATCATAAGAGCAGACGTTCTCCTTAAATACGGAGGAATTTACATGGACTGGGATGTTCTGTGGCTAAAGCCTATTGATGATCTCATCGATAAAGGCTACGAcgccatttttaattttgatcacATGACACGTAATGGATATCCTGACGTCATAAATCTCGGCGTTTTCATGTCTAAGCCTCATTCTCATTTTGTCAAGTACTGGCAAGACAGTCTCGTCAATTACCGCTCAGACGATTTTTATCACAACGCTTTAGAGCTACCGTATAAAACCTACGAGAAATACCCACAATACGTGCATGTGGAGCGCCATCTACAAGTCATGTGCTTCCAGCTGAAGTGTCATCCGACTTTCAGGAACGATTACCACGACTTTGAACGAGACCAGCATTTTGATTGGAGAAAAGACGCCTACGCCATTCATTTCACTCACCCCGATCCTCCGGAATATGCCAACGAAACAGCGCTTAAACAGGGATACAATAAGTTTGCCCAAATTGGACAACATATATTAAATCAGAAATATGAATATGATTAA
- the LOC136274923 gene encoding alpha-aminoadipic semialdehyde synthase, mitochondrial-like, translating to MSHNSSQKARRHTENRRVLILGAGYVSLPAVEYLAKGQNTEVTVASQLQSELDNLEKLNVNTTLIDVQRNYEELEKLISQQDIVVSLLPYVFHPDVAKLCIKFKKNMVTASYISPAMRELDAAAKEAGITIMNEVGLDPGIDHMLAMECFDKIKNAGGKISSFESWCGGLPALENSNTPLRYKFSWYPRGVLMNCLSGAKYLKDNCVVEIPGNGGLLDAVQDLDFMPGLDFEGFPNGDSTMYIDEYNIQSAKSVIRGTIRYRGFSHIMQGIMQLGLLNPDQVANLHPNGPTTTWKGYMCELFDKSPDLYEDSLKDLVFEKVGRSERRLKAIEDLGLLEEVPIDKKGSPIDTLSNYLSKKLAFAPGEKDMIVMHHNVGVTWPDKSQEKRVINFVCYGEENGYSAMAKTVGLTTAIATKMVLDGEIQRRGVLAPLTMDIYQPILSRLRSEGLLAEEEIKSS from the exons ATGAGTCATAA CTCGTCTCAGAAGGCCCGGCGTCACACCGAGAACAGACGCGTACTGATCCTAGGGGCGGGGTACGTGTCCCTCCCAGCTGTGGAGTATCTGGCAAAAGGCCAAAACACAGAGGTCACTGTGG CATCACAGCTCCAATCTGAGCTGGACAATCTAGAAAAATTAAACGTCAACACAACGCTGATAGACGTCCAGAGGAATTACGAAGAACTTGAGAAACTGATCTCCCAACAAGACATCGTTGTCAG CCTCCTGCCCTATGTCTTTCACCCTGACGTTGCCAAGCTTTGTATCAAGTTCAAGAAGAACATGGTCACTGCGAGCTACATCTCACCGGCTATGCGCGAACTGGACGCCGCAGCCAAGGAAGCGGGAATCACCATCATGAATGAAGTAGGCCTCGACCCAGGAATCGACCATATGCTGGCCATGGAGTGCTTCGATAAGATCAAGAATGCTGGAGGGAAG ATCTCATCCTTTGAGTCTTGGTGTGGAGGATTACCTGCACTTGAAAATTCCAACACGCCCCTCAGATACAAATTCAG CTGGTATCCCAGAGGAGTTTTGATGAACTGTTTGAGTGGTGCTAAATACCTGAAGGACAACTGT GTGGTGGAGATTCCAGGTAATGGTGGCCTGTTGGACGCTGTACAGGATCTGGACTTCATGCCCGGGTTGGACTTCGAGGGTTTCCCCAACGGAGATTCAACTATGTACATTGACGAATACAACATCCAGTCAGCTAAGTCCGTCATCAGAGGAACAATTCGCTACAGG GGGTTCTCACACATTATGCAGGGTATAATGCAGCTGGGGTTACTGAACCCAGATCAAGTAGCAAACCTCCATCCCAATGGACCAACGACCACCTGG AAAGGATACATGTGTGAACTGTTCGACAAAAGCCCCGACTTGTATGAGGACAGTCTGAAGGATCTAGTGTTTGAAAAAGTAGGACGCTCAGAGAGGAGGCTGAAGGCCATCGAAGA TTTAGGGTTATTGGAGGAAGTGCCAATTGACAAGAAGGGAAGCCCAATAGACACATTGTCCAATTACCTGTCCAAGAAACTTGCCTTTG CTCCGGGGGAGAAGGACATGATAGTGATGCACCACAATGTCGGGGTCACATGGCCAGACAAATCCCAGGAGAAACGGGTCATCAACTTTGTCTGCTACGGGGAGGAAAATGGCTACTCTGCCATGGCCAAGACCGTCGGACTTACCACAGCCATAGCAACAAAGATGGTGCTGGACG GTGAGATCCAGAGAAGAGGGGTACTAGCTCCTTTGACCATGGACATCTATCAACCCATCCTGTCCCGTCTTCGCAGCGAGGGTTTACTTGCGGAAGAGGAGATTAAATCCTCGTAA